In the genome of Lactuca sativa cultivar Salinas chromosome 3, Lsat_Salinas_v11, whole genome shotgun sequence, the window AATCTAGATCCCTATTTCCTTCCaatatttctttctttcttcctaTTGTTCCATCGCTACATAAACATATGGAAGCTTTTCTAAGTCATCATTAAAGCTTGGTTTTACTATTTCTATGAAGATAATAAGAAATCCTTTTAGCGAGTTTCGACGAGCTTATGATTTTCTAATGATGTAATAATCAAATTACTTTCCTAGAAAGCAGTACACCATCATTGATTGGAAAAAATACCAAACTTTTAGGAAATCATATAGATCGATCATGATAATGATGATGGACGTACATGTACAAGAGTCTCCAACTTCCACAAGACGATAATACCTGTGGAGGAGTCTCCGACAGAGGTGGAGGCATGGTATGTCGCTGACAAAGGTGGAGGAAAGGCTAACGAGTGGTGTGTAGATTCTGAAGTCATAAAGGGAGGCTAATGTTGTTTGAGTGTGGGGTTGAAAAAATGGAGAAGTGAAATAGgtttatgtaacgtcccaaaatatagagtaaaattttcatttttaattataaaaccaaATCAAGTTGTATACCAACTAAAAGATGGTTAACATACGAGTTCAATTCCAAAAACCAGTTATCAGAGTAATtaccaaaattcataaaatgtgGAATCTCTTAAGGATGCGATACAATCAATTCACACCATTTGATACAAGAACTACCTGAAACATTTTTAACTGAaagctgtaagcacaaagcttagtaaattCCTCAAAATGccacatactaaacataataatgggccccgccctagGGGTATATTTTAACTCATATGAATGCTATGGTCCACACATAGTCTTTCAATAACTTTTGTTTCTATAGTCCCCTTGGAGTCTTTCCTGCTATGGCCCCCATAGTATTTCATATAATTTGTTATGGTCTACCCATAGTATTACATGCAATTCACAAAGAATAACTAGTATATCCTAACATCAAGTGTCCtacacaatatagtgagaagaatcatcTAAAATCCTAGAGCCAAATCTGACTACAGACTAAACCTCAGCCTATACCTCAAAACTGCCAAATTTGACCCAAAAGTCAAATtagtcaaaagtcaatggtcaacgggaCGCAGGCCGCGAACCTTGACCATACGCATTGCGAACCACTAAACAACAAAATAGTCGCATTTTGCCCATAACTCACGTCGCGAACCCTTATAAGTTGTGCCGTGAATTCCCGTCTGAACCAACTTTTGTTTAAGTCCTTAAATCATTAAGTCCAAAGCTCATAAGCTCAAATTAAGACCTTCTcagtgacttaatggataaagtttacaactttatccaTTTTCATGTCTATAAAACACCATAAACCAACCTAGGTCATCAAGAAACCCAAAATGCTACAAGGATATGAATGGACCAAATAATAAGATTAAAACCTCTCTATTTCACCACAATAGGTTCAGAAATCATCAAGATGCAACCTTTGAACCTGGAGTTTTCCAAACTTCAACTAAGTATGGACCAAGATACCAAAACTTGCACAAAACTTATATATACAAAGAAGAATACATAAAGCCTCAAATTTGAGGACTTATAAAGGTCCATAATATGTTGAGGATGATGGATCTAAGCTGGGACAAAGCTTCTAGCACCAAGAGAGACTTCCTTCACCATTAAGCTTCATCAAAAAAGGCTTAAACACTAAAAACTCAAACATGGAGGCTATGGTTAGGGTAAGGAACATTTAGAGAAGATGGATGCTAACTAAAATGACCTAATTCCAAGAGATCATGCTCTTAAATACGGAGTAAAACCTAAAATCATGGGCTTTGGCTAAACCATCATTCATACCATGACACTCTATATGTCGCACCGTGATTGGCCTGGCCTAGCAACGACCAACCAACATAAGCCCAAAACGAACCCAACCCAAAACTAATCCTTTAAATCAAAAGTCTTATACTTTTAACCCAAACTCTCATTCTTTTAAGGCCCAAACCTTATCGTTGAAAGCCTGAAACATTCTCATAAATAAATTAAAgtccaccattctgaaataaaaAATGTCCCAAAACCGGATGTTATAGTTTAAAAGAGGTCTAGTGAAATAGGCTTAGAAGAGGTTTGCAGGATTTAAAAGCTATATTGCATGTCTTCTAGAAAAACAGGGTGCACAAAAGTTTTTAGCAGGTCAACAGTCTTCTAAAAAAGCAATATTCTACTAAAATGTTTGTTCGCCCGCAAACATAATCCATACGATATTCTATTAGAAAAACACCAATCTATTAAGTTAAACGGTGTCATACAACTCTTGCTGTCGGTATTTACTATGTGGCACCTATTGTTGACGACAAACACCGCCCCTCGTCTTATTTTTTGCTGGCGGTAAAGTTTGACAGTGAACTTTTACCAAATTTCTCTCTTTTGATTTACCGATGAAATTAACTCTTTCTTCCTTATTTTTTTGCTGATGACAATCCTCAACACCACATCCTAACTTCTTTTAAAAATGACAAAAATTATAAAAGTGTCACTATCAACTTATGTGGAGTGCATTATATATACAAGACAAAACtataaaaatggtccctgtggatTTTCATTTTATGTGGTTACAATCCATACATTTGAAAAGTTGCAGATTTGgtcattttcaacaagttttgttgtggttttggtcccttgtCCGTTAAGTTTAATTGTTTGGCTGTTAActtctttaaaatgataattttacccCAATGACCATTTTCTCAATTTTGTCTTTTACCATattataaggaccatttttgcttACATTCTTTTTATCTTAATGaagtttatatattataaatattatttttaatatgcaatattatatattaataaatattgttttattggattattaatttattttagttgtttttttaattctttttgttggagtaattcttttttattgaattattatatatcaatatatagtttttaatatatattatttatatcataataaatattatattattggattattaagtTTTTTAGTTAACTTTTgtaattctttttttaaaattattttttattggattattacttttaatttattattttctttacaTACTAAATActattttattagattattaatttattttagttagttctatttttttaatttgttttttgtcgaagtaattcttttttattgaattattatatatcggtacatatagtttttaatatataatatttatatcataataaatattatattatgagattattatatattacaaaatattattttattggattattaatttcttttagttaactttttttaatttcttttttgttgGAATAATtctttttattagattattatatatcaataaatattatttttaatatataatatttatatcgtaataaataatacattattgaattattaatttttgtaatttcttttttttgaattattaattttaatttattattttttttaatataataaatattatcttattggattgttattttctttttaacgtatactattaattctttttaattatattagttaCATGAAATGAAGGTGTTTGACAGTCATCCTAACGATTTTGATGACGAGAGACAACGATTTTGTGTATCCCACAACTTTGTGGTGGAACCCATAAAATTGACAAGaactattattataaattaaaaataaattaataatctaataaaatattatttagtatatgaagaaaagaataaattaaaattaataatccaataaaaaatagttttaaaaaaattacaaaaattaactaaaccaaattaataatccaataatatgatatttattacgatataaatattatatattaaaaactatacgTATTGATATATTAATTCAATAAAAAGGAATTACTTCGACAaagtttttttagaaaaaaaaaagaattaactaaaataaattaatagttcaataaacaatatttattatatgaagaaaataataaattaaaagtaagaatccaataataaacaattaaaatgAAAAGAATTCAAAAAactaactaaaagaaattaataatccaataatattatatttattatgataaaatgttatatattaaaaactatatgtattgatataaaataattcaataaaaaagaattactccaacaaacaaaataaaaaaaactaaaataaattaataatccaataaaataatatttattaatatataatattatatattaaaaataatatttattaatatataatacttcaataatataaaaaagaatgtatgcaaaaatggtccttatagtatggtaatagacaaaactgcaaaaatggccCCTGAgcctaaaattgtcattttaaaaaagtttacAGCCAACCACTTAAATTTAACGCacgagggaccaaaaccacaacaaaacttgttgaaaatgacTAAATCtacaacttttcaaacgtttgaactataaccacataaaatgagaaactacagggaccatttttaTAGTTTTGTCTATCTACGATCAAAGATCTCTAGACAACAACAATGGCCAACAAATCAAAAATGTGTTTTATCTAGTTTTatgttattgtttgtttttttttttttttttttttttttttttttttttttgtttaggtaAACCAACTACCTAAGAGAGCTTTTTAGGAAGGGAATAAATATGTGTATTTGATTTAGAATTTAATTTGCTTTAATATTTATAAGTTAGTGATCacgtttttatatttttaataactcATAGAAATGCATCTAtagataattgaaaaaaaaaacatttcctaTTATTCCAAACCCACACGGGAGACATTGGGTGAAAAAGCTGGTACTCTTGCATTTagggtttacggttgagttttTTGAACCAGACATGTGATTTTCAAACTCAGTATAACGGCATTTACATTGTTCATATGACGTTAtcatctacaaaaaaaaaaaaccaacattTGGAGAGAGTAAAAGTATACCGAGACATGTACAGATTTTGTCACCGACTACTCTTTCACAATCGTTAAGATTTGAATACAGTccaatgaaattatttttatcatatttaaaTTGCATAACATCTTTCAACAAATACAACCTTAATTAAAAGTCATATGGGTCCATAGTAATAATATCAATTTCTTTGTAATGACTATAAGTCTATAACGCGAGGAGTAGCATATATGACTGTAACATGATATTAAAGCGAACTCAAAAAAATATCCAAGATCCATCTAAACAGAATCTAAAACTGGATGACATTTTTAACAATcattaaactttttaaatcatgaTACTTTCTTAGTTCATTAATTTCCAGTTCTAAATCTATTAATTGTCCTTTCAACTCACTTTCTAAGCAACACTTTTTCAGACAATTATATCACAAAAATGACCTAATCAGTACATACAGAAATGGAACCAAAAGAATATATAAATTGCTAAAAGTTGGCTCATATGAAAGTCATGATAACAAAATGTCAAGTTTCTTTTtgtattttcatacaaacaataagAAGTTTATACTATAAaaaaggtgtgtgtgtgtgtgtgtgtgtgtgtgtgtgtgtgtgtgtgtgtgtgtgtgtgtgtgtgtgtgtgtgtgtgtgtgtgtgtgtgtgtgtgtgtgtgtgtgtgtgtgtgtgtgtgtgtgtgtgtgagagagagagagagagagagagagagagagagagagagagagagagagagagagagagagagagagagagagagagagagagagagagagagagagagagagagagagagagagagagagagagagagagagagagagagagaggtatggGGATGGGGTTGAGTCTGGAAAAGGCTAGGTCTAGTAGTAGTTAAGGAAAGAGGTTGCCTAGCTATTGTTATGTTTCACAGAACTGTTAAACTAGAAGTCTGAGGAACACAGTTTCCAGATTGAGAGAGACAGTGAGAGTTCTGAAACAATTCCACAAAATCAAAAGATATTCTGCCCCACACCTTCACCTCCATCTTCACTTCGACCCGTGGCTATTGACCTAAAAATATGTTAATGGGACCAATATTTATTAGTAAAACTTGTTTAATTAACTTACGATTTCtaaataaaaatttcaaaatctaTCAATTTTAGAACCCAAAAGGAAAATCAGCACCTAATTAATTACTCTTTCTTAACTCCCCCAACTGTATTCCGGTATTATCTAATAAACCATTGAGCATGTGATCGGATCAAACTTCTGAAACAAGTAGCTACTTGCTGTGTATTTCATGGGTGAAAGATAAAAACATTTCATTAAAACAATTACAATAACAATAGATAGACTAACAAGAACTTTGAAGCGCTTCTACGAGAAAATACAATTTAAACGTAGATCGACTACCCTAAATAATTCTCTCTTTCCAATCTTCCCATTTCAATCTTTAACGAAATTACTTGCATGATAACATATAGATTCGTATTCAACCTGGCATATTTCTCTACTAAAGTTATGGAAGTGCCGCGTACTGATTCATGTGATTCCAAGCTTGAATCCTATTCCAGGTGTTGATGTCTCCATTTTGATCATTTTCTGTGGAAGCTGGATTCACGTTCCCCGATGCATAACTGTTGCCAAAGAACCACTCAGTCGCCATAGCACCAACGCCTCCGTCGCCACTGCTGCTACCAACTTTTCTTGATTCACCGCCCATGGAGGATGCTatcggttttgaaatttcaagattCTGAAACAAGATTGGTTGTAAGCCGGTTTCTTTTTGCTGATGACCATGTTCTTCTCCAGCATCACCACCGAACAGCATAGCCAACCGCTGTTGCTGTAACTTCCAATGCAAATCTTGGTTTAAAGAACTTAAAGACTCTATAGAAGAAGCAAGATTGGTATTCTGATGAAGATTCGTGTATGTAAAACCCATTTCTTGAAAATTTCCTGTCGCTCCTCCACTTTGATTGTGATGATGATCTCCTTGCTTTGTTACATTAGTTGACAAACCGAAATTAACCCCTAAAGGATCGAGGTTCATGAAAGGTAGATTACATGATGTGTCTCCATATGAGGAAGAGAATTGGTTAATCCTAGGAGGGAAGTTTATCCCTCCAAGTTGAAAATCCATGAGTGGCGGTGAATGACGATCCAACAACTTCAACACTCCATTATCCGATGATGAATCTCCGATGGTAAACTTTGAAGTGGAAGTCTTTGACGTCTTCTTGTTTTTCCGGCATCCTCCTCCTATTGGGATGTTGCGTAAGGCTCCACCTTTGGTCCAGTACCTTCTACATGTCTTGCAAAAGTGCCTGGGCTGCGTAAGGTTATAGTTGTTGAAATAGCAAAACTTGGTATTTGTTGAATCGCATCTTGGGCACTTGACGGTTTGTTCCGGTGGCCTCAACGAAGATGTTTTTCTGCCACTACCACCCGAGCTTTGGGTCTCATCTTTTGTAGCGTGTTTTAGCGGTATTTTGTTAGACATCAGAACCTgatagagagagacagagagctAGAGATTCAGACGGGAACCCTAATAGAAATttatgagagagagaaagagagagagagagaggatcatGTGGGTGATTTGAGTTGCCTTTGGCAGAGGCAAAGATACACTCTATTCATGGTTTCATGCATGATTTTGGAAGTTGAAAGAGGGATGTTGATGGGCTCTTGTGAACATCATCAAGGAGAGTTAGAGGCTTCTACTTCTGTTATGTTGCAAGAGTTATACTTATACAGGCTGTATTTCAAGGGTTAATttctaaaaaaacacaaaaatgtaACTAGGCAACACACACGAAAGAGACTGCAAGAAAGACTAATTAAAGATTCAAGTACATATATCCATTGGAAGGGAAGTACTTCGGGATTTGGGTTGATTAGGGTGGGGAGGTGAGGTAATGTAAGACAAAAATTGGGATGATATGACAGTGATCTAGCATGCAAAAATCGAGTGTTACACATGTAACTCCCACCCTACCAAACAATACCAAAAAATAGAAATttggaaatttataaaaaaagagatgaaagaaaaaaaaaataatatagcaACAAATTATGTGCGTTAGAGTGTGGATCTGTTTTCTAAAATGTATATAAGTTTAAGATtgtcttttaaaaaaatatttatggaaagtgggagaatatatatatatatatatatatatatatatatatatatatatatatatatatatatatatatatatacacacacacactaggtgtgagacccgtgtattatacgggttgagttataaaaaaatttaacattaaagtgtaaaaagaaaatattttttgatGTACAACTTTAAAGTAAGAAAATAATAAACgtatttattacaatttaatatcatatatatgatatttaatattttacatatataagtatatgacttaaattttaaaattaaaacaaaccaaaaattgacaaatggataatatttatttcaaaaataccacaaaatgacaagtgttaaaactcatgagagattgacatgtgccAAAAAAACCTCATTTATTaagaaggatatatatatatatatatatatatatatatatatatatatatatatatatatatatatatatatatatatatatatatatataggttcaaatgtttctcacatctattgtgtgctacaatgcaccaataagaattgaataaacgttaaatgtatattaaatgatatccacatttataattcttttttatggagactaatttaattcgtcattaatgtcaataataatattctttcagaatgaattcatatattaaataataagagtgtattttaGGAGAACGAtagtatattctactagaatacaccttcattcttcatattccatacaactttattatattttaagtgagtgagtcctaaaataatgttattgctgacataaaaacttagatacgaattcattctaaaaaaatgttattgctgacattaatgatgcatttaattaatttccataaagagaAAACTATAATTAtgtatatcatttaatatacatacaattatggaaaccatttaataactatcattatttaattaaataataatataattttactaaattcttattggtgcattctagcacacaataaacataaaaaacattttaacctagccctatatatatatatatatatatatatatatatagaattaagttcaaatgttttcactatctattatatgcatgtatgattgattctggaccaatcattttagatattttaagaaagtaattaatgcatattaaatgctgaagatgtaattaatatccattatatcttcaacatgtaatatgcattaattactttcttaaaataactaaaaagattggtccaaaatcaatcatacacgcacacaatagatagtgaaaacaaaataacctaaccctatatatatatatatatatatatatatatatatatatatatatatatatatatatatagggctaggttataatgtggatgaacaactattgtgtggacgtgtggataatgctattttatgaaaattagtaagagaatattttttttagtaatgtgaataggttcaatctcacagaactattgttattttaatggattatcaccaattctaattcatttttttctcattcatcgttttttatttattttaattcttacagaatatgactcaataaacatcctgataacattctgacagaatgagaataattaaaaaaagtgtataataaccttatagacgatttaattagtgaaaatgcttaataattaaaataattatataatattgaacatattcatattatcaaacaacatattttctttgtaattctcacataatagcattatccacacgtTCACATAATAGATGTCAATCTACATTTGaacttagctatatatatatatatatatatatatatatatatatatatatatatatatatatatatatatatatatatatatatatatataaagactaGGTAGGGTTATACAATGTGTCAAGCCACGGAGGTGCAAATGTCTACTTTATATCGAtctaaaatatatattaatttatttaaatagatCAAAGACATATGGCATGTTAGTATATCCCATATCGAGGTGACACAAAATTTTtttgtctttatatatatatatatatatatatatatatatatatatatatatatatatatatatatatatatatatatatatatatatctataaagACAAAAAATTTTGTGTCACCTCGATATGGGATATACTAACATGTCATATGTCTTTGatctatttaaataaattaaaatatatttgatACTTATCAATTACTAAATGTTAGAGATATAATGCCAGGTGTGTATAGGTCGGTTAAGGACCAAAATTAGACCAACTATTTAATGTACTTTCCTAACGAATAGGTATCAGATAAAAAATGCATGTTTAATAGAACAATCATGGGGAATAAGATCAGAGCAAACTCGTAACAGTCCCAGGTGTGACATGTGGTTTAAGTGTCATCTCTACCTTTCCTTTTGCAACTTTCTGTCCCCCTTTTATGAAAAACTAGGCGTAACCTCGCGGGTTGCGCAAGAATGCATTTAAATGGTTAAAATAATTATgagaaaaaatagaaatatgttgaaatttacgtttttagtcatgttttgggcattaaccgaattatcaaataacataaaaattcatcaatttatattttgatactatctaGTATAGTTCATACcttataaactttacttttacctttataatatctaatatatattataagtttttgtataacattaatataatttacttttcttatgtccaatattattttttagataaaataagaaacaagttgttttgaatgagctattaataaacaatattgaactaaaaaaaactttgtattacactatttatattacaccaaaacatccaaggtttcatatatgaagtttcaaatattaaacattgaaattaagaatgaagtcatacaaaatatatcattatacataaatatcatcaagagttttaaaataagtcgattcgtaaatatgatataaaattttaattacatattttgcaaggcgtacgtttgactttatgttggtgcGTCGATAATCATCTTCCTTAATTTGTATCTAAAAAATTAAGGTGAACAtcaatataaaatagatattactaagcattaatataaataattaaaaagggtatATGGATTTCCTACCACCGGTTAAAGACAACATACCTCTCTAGTGGTATCGATTCCTATGTGAAGTTGAAGTAGTCATTCTATGTACACCTTGTTTTCTAtttacataaacaaatatgagtaaccaaacataaaaatgttatctttgtgtaggaaaaatattttagttaactaacaaattaaataatataagtttaagagttaggagtttcaaaacattaatatttttattaatcaatcaattaagtaacacatgttgaaatttttacaatcattattaaaaaacatttgaaatattagattttatataaaatttggtTGAAGTGTTTCGATctctattattatatatatatatatatatatatatatatatatatatatatatatatatatatatatatatatatatatgttagattaggtgtcaaagtccataactattttggtatgtacttgaaccgattatgagcatggtcctcttgggttgccttcaccataacaactgataggatgaattaaggagaaagaggattaattatgatttattaatatattatgtgaataatatattaaaagagaaatcatattgtttaattaatattgatcaagaattaatttagaattaattttatggtcaaaagagattaattaaataaaggggaccgatactataattataagatagttacaaagttgggattaggatccataaggaagcaatggacaagttctatatgagagtccatatagaaatcgtccaaagggccttctggaaggatctttgggctgcttaaggactaagaaactagattagggtttccaagttgataaccctagaagcctaactataaaaggaaccctttagGCCACCAAAATGGTCCCTAACCTTTTGAGAGAACCCTAGGACAATTTTTGTGCCTTCTCCTCTATCTATTGTTCATCCttattgctagtggtgtttgtgactccattagaggtgcaacacttggggcactaggctttcagaagtcaagatcaagaagatttgtgattgttattgctacataacaatcaaggtaatattcctAACCCTATTCATATGTTAACTTCGATTATAGtttgttagatctagggtttatgagctttggatgattattacaTGTACAACTACACAAACTAGAtctaaagctttagggtttgcatgtgcactataggattgatgtaatgctcaaaacccattagtggtattagagcctaggctgttTATctaatgtatttgatgctatgtTTAATCATTCAAAGCTGAAAATCGCAAAAAACTGGATCTGGaggcttgactcgccgag includes:
- the LOC111915580 gene encoding dof zinc finger protein DOF5.7, translated to MSNKIPLKHATKDETQSSGGSGRKTSSLRPPEQTVKCPRCDSTNTKFCYFNNYNLTQPRHFCKTCRRYWTKGGALRNIPIGGGCRKNKKTSKTSTSKFTIGDSSSDNGVLKLLDRHSPPLMDFQLGGINFPPRINQFSSSYGDTSCNLPFMNLDPLGVNFGLSTNVTKQGDHHHNQSGGATGNFQEMGFTYTNLHQNTNLASSIESLSSLNQDLHWKLQQQRLAMLFGGDAGEEHGHQQKETGLQPILFQNLEISKPIASSMGGESRKVGSSSGDGGVGAMATEWFFGNSYASGNVNPASTENDQNGDINTWNRIQAWNHMNQYAALP